The following proteins are co-located in the Psilocybe cubensis strain MGC-MH-2018 chromosome 5, whole genome shotgun sequence genome:
- a CDS encoding Ubiquinone biosynthesis protein: MQRLSPSKFRASNGILKSLATPLLETRHLSIPQCRTRDELRQSFRGISSATKPAYEGHIPLSWFENAFLAVGSAFVSLADPRRGDMIAALGETTAGPSLPRLRDRMLASPEGRKVLKDRPRVNSSTVDMNKLAQYPEGSFGRAYVTWLERCGVTPDTRAPVKYIDDPELAYVMQRYRECHDFYHCICNLPVNVESELALKYFEFANLGLPMTAISALFGPLRLTAQKRSRLFSEYVPWALKCGGSAQSLITVYWEKRWSENIEDMKKEFGIWDPPEARWSKPLSEAKAAAEKRQQAAASESGP; the protein is encoded by the exons ATGCAACGTCTTTCACCTTCAAAATTTCGAGCTTCTAATGGCATATTAAAATCTTTGGCGACACCCCTCCTGGAAACACGGCATTTATCGATACCACAATGCAGAACAAGGGATGAGCTTCGCCAATCTTTCCGTGGAATAAGCTCTGCAACAAAACCAGCATATGAAGGCCACATACCTCTCAGTTGGTTTGAAAACGCGTTTCTGGCAGTGGGATCAGCCTTCGTGTCGTTGGCAGATCCGCGTAGAGGAG ACATGATTGCTGCACTTGGAGAAACTACCGCCGGCCCCAGCCTTCCACGTTTGAGGGATCGAATGTTAGCGAGTCCTGAAGGCCGCAAAGTCCTGAAAGACAGACCACGCGTCAATTCATCTACGGTCGATATGAACAAACTAGCGCAATATCCAGAAGGGTCTTTTGGACGAGCCTATGTGACTTGGCTAGAAAGATGTGGGGTCACACCTGACACTCGCGCCCCG GTAAAATACATTGACGATCCTGAACTTGCTTATGTTATGCAGAGATATCGTGAATGTCACGATTTCTATCACTGCATCTGCAACTTGCCTGTCAACGTCGAGTCGGAACTGGCCCTCAAATACTTTGAATTTGCCAATCTGGGACTGCCAATGACCGCTATTTCTGCTTTGTTTGGGCCTCTACGGTTAACGGCACAGAAGAGGTCCAGACTGTTCTCTGAATACGTACCATGGGCCCTTAAATGTGGAGGAAGTGCGCAGAGTCTCATTACAGTCtattgggaaaagcgatgGTCAGAAAACATAGAAGACATGAAGAAGGAGTTTGGTATCTGGGACCCACCGGAAGCACGCTGGAGCAAGCCCTTGAGCGAGGCTAAGGCCGCTGCAGAGAAGAGGCAACAAGCTGCTGCCTCAGAATCTGGGCCCTAA